In Cicer arietinum cultivar CDC Frontier isolate Library 1 chromosome 7, Cicar.CDCFrontier_v2.0, whole genome shotgun sequence, the genomic window atattaaatattaattattaattatagaaaattaagatttttaaattattcaaatgttTCCATGAAATTTTCatcatttattaataattttgtttggataaagtatttgtttatttaaagttgagtctttttataaattttaaaaattgaggtaaaaatgtaaataacaGAAGAAGAGTTgtgcaaaataaatttttcaaaatttggataattttaaattttgaacaaattaaAGGATCAATTTGAAAATTCGTAGCGACCAATctgcaaaattttaaaattacagacctattagaaaatattttgaaatttatacgATTAatgcaaatataaaatatatagggACCAtttccaattttaaaattttaaaaaagtatagagactattttaaaattcatactATCGTTTTAAGATAAAGAATGAATcctaaattttagtttttatgtgatatttgaaatttcataaatttagttttaataaaatatttcataaaataccTTAATTAAGGAAATTCTCCAAATTAAGTAATTTATAGTGAAGAATTTAAATTACCTTAAAAAACTGAAATTCACTCGTAAAATTTCTCATCTAAACATACTCTTaactctttaaattttattgattcataacacaaatttttaagattttaaagtattttatgCATTGGTAAAATTTGCAAAGGATCCAGTGAATCTTTTATCAAAAGTTGAAAGTTACAAGATTGAATCCATAGCGTGTGAGGTCAATCCCATGAGCGTGCACGGTGGTGTATAGATATTTCATTTCAGCGAATTGTAATGGATGACTATGAATTCTAAACTACACAGTGGAGTGAAGGCGAGTTCATGGATAGCACATGCAATGGGTTGGTTTATCAAGATGAGTAACGTGTTAATAACGACAACAGCTAAACTATATGCTTTTAAATTACAAGGAATTAATATACTAAAAATTGAACCTGCTAAGGTTAAAACAGGCATTATAGTTAGAGTGTGAGGATTAATTCAACCAGGAGCCTAACAAAAACCAGTAAGCAAAATTATGTTCACGGTTGCCATTTTGAGCTAAGGTTCGACGGCATAAATATGTACATGTCCTActtctacaacaaaatatgcaAATATTCATCATCATTTTTAAGCCAATCAAAAACCACAAAGTGAAAAAGAAGTAAAGTAAAGAAAGACAcccattaaataattttgtcaaCAACTTGTCTATCTAGAATGTATCACGGCAAAGAAGCTTCCTTCTTTTCCCAAATTGTTCACTGGCTTTTTGGTTTCTCAATCTTCACATAAGGTAAAACACCCATTAAATAAACAACTTTTGGAGACCACCCACGCTGTTGTGCACGGCAAAACATCAAAAATGTGTTTGCAAAGTAGGAATTGAAACCCATGAAGACATGCCACAAAGCATGACCTTGAGGGTTAATAGGCCAGCGGGATATCTCCTCGCAGAAAACTCGATCGCAAAACCCAAACAAACTGCCTAGTAAAAGAGTACCTAGAAATAGCTTAGCTAGCCGCTTGGCTAAAACATCTTGAGTGTAAATGTAATACTTGTACATTCTTGGAGTGCAGAGCAGACATAGAACAATATAATGCACTTTGAAGCCAATACCAAAACGGAACACTGAATGGGCAATTGCAAATCCAGCACCATACACAAATAGGAAGATGGGCATTGTACTGCGATAATGCCAGTCTGGAGAGTGGAGGATGTACATGTACAGAAGCACCTCCCATACCATTGGAGTTTCATCCCCTTGCTGTTGCCTATAAATTAAAACCAACATCTGAACAGTGAATAGTAGTCCAAAGATAACAGGTATTAAATAATCAatgaacaaacaaaataattcaACCTATCCAACCTTATTAGTCCTTGTTCAACATAAGAAAAATGTAGCCTAAGATTAAGTTTTAAGGAACGCGCACGCATTCAAAAGCAACGGTATAATTCTTCTTGGTGAATATATAGGCAAATCAGTGTGTTTTGTTTTCTGTTCAAAAAGCCTAAGCCGAACCCAAACCAAACACACTCTTAAAGGTTTTGCCCAAACTATGGTTTGGCTATTTCAAACACAAAACCAAACACACTAGTATCCCCTCAATTATTATCCATCTGGTTACATAATTTATTCAACTGCATTAGTTAGCACCTAATTTATAACATCATATCATTTTAATCCTTCTTATTTGTTTCTCTCTGTAGTCCCAAATAATGACTTACATGATATGGTTTTGTAAATTTAAGAACCACCTTGAATACATGAATAAATTCAAAGACTAAGCTGCCCGTGAATAATTTCAAGACAAGTAATTTCAGCCACACAAATACAATACGTACTCATCACACCATAAAATAAAGTACACGTACACTCATTCAATTTATTACTAAGCGGGAGCTCAAGAACTTGATCAAGATCCTGTTATAATGGGCTCATAAACTTGGTTAGGATCCTGTTATAATGATAAGTATCCAAGTATTTCTAGAACCCTCCCTTAAAAGCTAGCTATTAAGGGGAAGAACCAAGCAACATAAATACTCCTCTGAGCATACTCTACTTGATGTAGGACTTGGACACCCATAATAGCCAAGTCCCTATCATAGTGTAGCACCACCAACAAGAGCTGACGACTATACTTTATGACGCTTTACTAGGTTTTTATGTTTAGGCCGTCGTAGATATCCCTTTCTGAAAGAGACCCCAATAACCAGCTATGATACCAATTGGTAAGTATCAAAGCACTTTGAAAGCCAAGCCACTTAAATACTCCACCAAACATCTCGTACTACTCGATGTGGGACTAGGACACCCCATAATACCTAAGTCCCTGTCATATAAACTTCTAACCCTTTTTGTATCTGAAATGAATTAAGAAACTATATATTCATCCTATTGTCCCATAATTGAGCACTCTAAGCATATCAAGCAAGCTCACAATCTCAGCAATGGCAACTAGCTCACTGGTACCAAAATGGttcaaaactcaaataattaTAGGTTGTGGGTAGTAGCCACAACTTCATATTCAATGCTGAAGTGCAAAACCACATTAGAAAGTTTATATTTGTCCAAGCggcaaagattaaaaaaaatggaaaaaaaatcatCCACATAAGGAAACACGGAAATATGACGGAAAATTAgcgataaaattataaaattagccaGCTAATTTAAATGCATTAGTGGCTTCTGTTATAATGACTAGACTCAACAGCATGAGTGGACATCTTTTGATTAATTAGTTCCATTTTCATGTCTCGGTACCCCACTTCCTCTTTTATCTCTCTACATGTTAAATGGATGGTCACAAAAAAACAAGAAGCCATGGACACTTCACAAACACTTGGAAACTCTGAACTGCATTTTACATTACAATTTGTTCTTTGAACTTTTATACTAATACAGATAAGTTATAGCATTTTATAATCTCACAGATGACTCATGCTCCTTAGAGTTTGCAATGACCAACACACTTGAATAATCTATGCAAACTGAACGAACTCCATGTCCACCATACTTCTAAAAAATGTGcgtttgattcaatttttaagaAGGGAGGGGAGTAAAATCCCTGCTAGACCTATTTTTGCTCTCCCTCCATTTTGGGAGGATTTGGAGGGGAGAGAAGGGGaccaaaataacttataaaccATTTAAGATCCCTCTCCTCCCCTTGAACTAAAATAACTTCAGCAGTGTTTTTAGTACACTCCTCGCATGTGCCGGTACTTCTCTACCAATAGCTCATACATAGGCCCCAGCATCACCATGTGTATGGAAATTATTTGGCTTTCTGCCATTCACTATTGATAAGACTGGGTTGTTCATGTTTCCATTATAGTAGTATAGAATACAGATAAACTAATTGCATGAGTGACATGGAATACATATAATGTGATCTTTGCTATGTTAGAGCAAGTAATGCTAATTGTCGTCAATATGAATATCAACTGAACCATATGAATATGAAAAGTTGTTGATCGTATGACcaaattaaattgttaatggtgattaaaaaaaatcatttcatatTTCTGGTTCAATATTTCCTCATGACAACATGTGGCGAGAGTACAGTAACATTTCCCTTGCAAACACCTTAAATCTGAATTCTTCAGTTATGTACCAAACTTTTTATTAAAGCAAACCTCGTTCTCTATCATGCAAACAAACTGGAAATAATCAATCAGACAAGCAAACATAAATTTCCACAGAAAAAGATGGAGACCAATACTTACACACGTTGCAGTGTGGCATGGTACAACATGCTCCCAATGGCAAGTGTCATGTTTGATAAATGAAGAACACTGAATCTTTTCTCAAACCGCTGCCTTAAAGCATTAATAAGACCAATCAGAGCCAAAACAATCGTCGGAATGTTGGATATGGTGTTATAAAGCTCTGCAATATAAGTCGAATGTGCATAATTTTGTTCACAACACTCTTTGGTGGATGTAACTGGACCCCAGAAGCTAGAAATGGTCTCTGCCATTCTCCTCTACAGCCTAATGAACTTTTTATCTATATTTCAGGGCTGCAGAATTCAAAAGGGCACAAAAAGAGCCTGCAAGCCAAGCCAAAATACAATCAGTGACACTAATTTGAAccaattaacataatattagaTCACAGGTTTCATCACAAGGAGAGCATGATAAATGCATTAAGCTATGACACCTATGATTGAAGGCGTGTCCCAGTGTACCAACACCAACACATTGAtaacattcaattaattcattttctcataGTATTATGGTGTCAATGTGAGTGTGGTGTCTGGTGTTAGTATCCCTATTTTATAGGCATtaagtcaaaacaacaagtaAAATTAGTTCAAAGAGTAAACATGGATGCTATAACAATGTAGTATTTCAGAATACCAGTATAAAAAACCTACAAGAGTCTTTCTGCTTCATTTGGATCACTATCTGTTGTGATAAAACATGCACACGTGACTATGCTTATACTAGATCATCATATATTAATTCCAAAAGGGGAACAAAACAAAGGAAATATGAAAGTGATGAAATTAAAATGGACCCACAATGTTTGAAATAATTAGTAATTTCCATAAATGAGAAGAAAGCTCTGAAGTACATTGATTCAATAATAATGCCGTTTACCGGTAATCGGCGGCGATCAGAGTAATTGAAAAAGGGGAAGTGCTAGGTTTCGTAAAAGAAGAAGCGAATCGAATAAATTGGAgaataagaagaagaataagTAACAGTAAATGATACCTCAAACGTGATGGGTTGGGAGGTAAAGCAACCAGTACTGAGCAGAGAAGAAACAATGGCCTGAAgaagaatattaattattattttaatataataaaatatattaaaataataatcgaTGTGTGAAATCTCAAAATTCCATGAGCCACAACCCACAAAGAATGAAACAACCCTTTGTGAGAGAGAGAAACCCTATCGATTCGATTATGCTATTGAAGGCAAGTGACTTTACACTTTTTTCGAAGAAGGTAACTCGCTTTACTTGCTATATATCAAAAATACTCTAAAATCAATTACTTCAATACTATATAgttttttctgtaaaaaaatAACATGGACCTATTTGTTCATCAAGATTAGGGGAGAAAAACTAAacatatactaaattatttttatatatacatgtTAGTATAGTTAGCATTTTTTTCATTGACATTTTCTAACAAGTGATTTAAATTATCTTAGATAAATTAATGAGTTAATAGAATAAAGAAATCATGATTATTATGAGatct contains:
- the LOC101512342 gene encoding alkaline ceramidase-like, producing the protein MAETISSFWGPVTSTKECCEQNYAHSTYIAELYNTISNIPTIVLALIGLINALRQRFEKRFSVLHLSNMTLAIGSMLYHATLQRVQQQGDETPMVWEVLLYMYILHSPDWHYRSTMPIFLFVYGAGFAIAHSVFRFGIGFKVHYIVLCLLCTPRMYKYYIYTQDVLAKRLAKLFLGTLLLGSLFGFCDRVFCEEISRWPINPQGHALWHVFMGFNSYFANTFLMFCRAQQRGWSPKVVYLMGVLPYVKIEKPKSQ